In one window of Spirochaetaceae bacterium DNA:
- a CDS encoding pentapeptide repeat-containing protein: MSTLLTNPHYNGCFFNGHDFSFSNYLNKSFTNCCFELCFFDYSSFKEVTFNAVTIKNCSFSHSKFNNINFNDSEVIFTNFNHSFISNLNFTGINLEFSSFFKSYLNNAVFFDCNLANVNFTMALQYQTSFKLCNKGI; this comes from the coding sequence ATGAGCACTTTGCTGACTAACCCCCATTATAACGGCTGCTTTTTTAATGGGCACGATTTTAGCTTTAGCAACTACCTTAATAAAAGCTTTACCAACTGTTGTTTTGAGTTATGCTTTTTCGATTATTCAAGCTTTAAAGAAGTTACCTTTAATGCGGTAACTATTAAAAATTGCTCATTTAGCCATAGTAAATTTAATAATATTAATTTTAATGACAGTGAGGTAATTTTTACTAACTTTAACCATAGTTTTATCAGCAACCTAAACTTTACCGGCATAAACCTAGAGTTTAGCAGCTTTTTTAAAAGTTATTTAAATAACGCTGTTTTTTTTGATTGCAACTTAGCCAATGTCAATTTTACGATGGCTTTACAGTACCAAACCAGTTTTAAGCTTTGTAATAAAGGGATTTAA
- a CDS encoding YebC/PmpR family DNA-binding transcriptional regulator encodes MSGHNKWSTIKHKKGAADAKRGKIFTKLIKEITVAAKNGGGDPDSNAALRSAILKARLASMPKDNIEKGIKRGIGGGDTADYIELVYEGYASGGVGLIIETLTDNKNRTGANVKAILSKNGGQLAATGAVSYQFKRVGLVNVNADENDEDKVIEVALEAGAADVVSEGGLIEIETDPANFEAVINALEAAGIKSESADITMLSDTPVTLDVEKTKKVLELIEKLEDDDDVQRVSSNLNIPADMNLD; translated from the coding sequence ATGTCCGGACACAATAAATGGAGCACCATTAAACACAAAAAAGGTGCGGCCGATGCAAAGCGCGGCAAAATATTTACCAAATTAATTAAAGAAATTACCGTAGCGGCCAAAAATGGTGGCGGCGACCCCGATAGTAATGCGGCTTTACGCAGCGCCATTTTAAAGGCGCGTTTAGCCAGTATGCCTAAAGATAACATAGAAAAAGGTATTAAGCGCGGCATCGGCGGCGGCGATACCGCCGATTATATCGAGCTGGTATACGAAGGTTATGCCAGCGGCGGAGTAGGTTTAATTATAGAAACTTTAACCGACAATAAAAACCGTACCGGAGCTAACGTTAAAGCTATTTTAAGTAAAAACGGCGGCCAGTTGGCGGCCACTGGGGCGGTAAGTTACCAATTTAAACGTGTGGGCTTAGTTAATGTTAATGCCGATGAAAACGATGAAGATAAAGTTATCGAGGTAGCCCTTGAGGCTGGCGCAGCCGATGTGGTTAGCGAGGGTGGTTTAATAGAGATTGAAACCGACCCCGCTAACTTTGAAGCCGTTATTAACGCCCTAGAGGCGGCCGGTATTAAAAGCGAAAGCGCCGATATTACTATGCTTAGCGATACTCCGGTAACCTTAGATGTAGAAAAAACTAAAAAGGTGCTGGAGCTTATCGAAAAGCTGG
- a CDS encoding D-alanine--D-alanine ligase — protein sequence MKNILLLMGGKSAEYEISLRSAATIYQNLDSSKYHVLAVAVNKETGQWYYHKDKIFNDDFSLISQGKAVYLALKDTKAGLYSNESNKLISYIDLAFPITHGPYGEDGKLQGFLSILNIPFVGPGVLSSAACMDKEVTKILLKDKSLKVARGKILIYGIHGGIDYDYLSHHYGETLFVKPARMGSSIGVSKVKNQAELDAALELAFKYDNKIIVEEALVGREIECAILGSSYSSNPSKQKEASIIGEIVGNGFYSYDEKYADNSQTQLIIPAKLTAKQLKMARNCAMVAYSALMCRGMARVDMFLVGDKVYVNEINTLPGFTSISMYPSLWAASGLPLPKLLDKLIDLAQA from the coding sequence ATGAAAAATATTTTATTATTAATGGGTGGTAAATCGGCCGAGTACGAAATTAGCTTACGCAGCGCCGCTACTATTTATCAAAATTTGGATAGCAGCAAATACCATGTACTGGCTGTAGCGGTAAATAAAGAAACCGGCCAATGGTACTATCATAAAGATAAAATTTTTAATGACGATTTTTCACTCATCTCACAAGGCAAGGCCGTTTATTTAGCCCTAAAAGATACAAAGGCCGGCTTATATAGCAACGAAAGCAATAAGCTAATTAGCTACATTGATTTAGCCTTTCCTATTACACATGGCCCTTATGGCGAAGATGGTAAGTTGCAGGGTTTTTTATCTATTTTAAATATCCCTTTTGTGGGGCCCGGTGTACTCAGCAGTGCCGCTTGTATGGATAAAGAAGTAACCAAAATTTTGCTTAAGGATAAATCTTTAAAGGTAGCACGCGGCAAAATTTTAATATACGGTATTCATGGAGGAATTGATTATGATTACCTTTCTCATCATTATGGAGAGACTCTCTTTGTAAAGCCAGCGAGAATGGGTAGTTCTATCGGGGTAAGTAAGGTGAAAAATCAAGCCGAACTTGATGCCGCTTTAGAGTTAGCTTTTAAGTATGATAACAAAATAATTGTAGAAGAGGCGCTAGTTGGCCGCGAAATTGAGTGCGCTATACTAGGCAGTTCTTACAGTAGTAACCCTAGTAAACAAAAAGAAGCTAGTATTATTGGTGAAATAGTCGGTAACGGTTTTTATAGTTATGATGAAAAATATGCAGACAATAGCCAAACACAATTAATTATTCCAGCCAAACTGACCGCTAAACAGCTAAAAATGGCTAGAAATTGCGCTATGGTAGCTTATTCTGCCTTAATGTGCCGCGGTATGGCACGGGTAGATATGTTTTTAGTGGGCGATAAGGTATATGTAAATGAAATTAACACACTGCCCGGCTTTACCAGTATTAGTATGTACCCTAGCTTATGGGCAGCCAGCGGCCTGCCTTTACCGAAACTTTTAGATAAATTAATTGATTTAGCCCAAGCATAA